A genome region from Natranaeroarchaeum sulfidigenes includes the following:
- a CDS encoding DUF7344 domain-containing protein: protein MSATAVQQSETVTPDGTEPDDETQARTDRQPIDQELAFQMLSCRRRRHVLHYLRQNDGSATLRTLSRQIAAWENDTDPEEITYQQRVRVYTALRQSHLPKMDDGGVVEFDADRSTVVLTDAAAQLDVYLDVVPHDDIPWSTYYAGLGALCVGFATLVLIGLPPFSMLAGGVAALLFSTLFFASGVAHVLHDRRMQVGSEGPPRG, encoded by the coding sequence GTGAGCGCAACGGCGGTCCAGCAGAGTGAGACGGTCACTCCCGATGGAACGGAACCAGACGATGAGACACAGGCTCGGACCGATCGTCAGCCGATCGACCAGGAACTGGCCTTTCAGATGTTGAGTTGTCGTCGACGCCGCCACGTCCTGCACTATCTCCGGCAGAATGACGGGAGCGCAACGCTCAGGACGCTCTCGCGGCAGATCGCCGCGTGGGAAAACGACACGGATCCCGAGGAGATCACCTACCAGCAACGGGTTCGCGTGTATACCGCGCTCCGGCAGTCACACCTGCCGAAGATGGACGACGGCGGCGTCGTCGAGTTCGATGCCGACCGGTCGACGGTCGTACTGACTGACGCCGCAGCACAACTGGACGTCTACCTCGATGTCGTCCCGCACGACGATATCCCGTGGAGTACGTATTACGCCGGGCTCGGCGCGCTCTGTGTGGGGTTCGCTACACTCGTCCTGATCGGACTCCCACCCTTTTCGATGCTGGCCGGCGGGGTCGCGGCGTTGCTGTTCTCGACGCTGTTTTTCGCCTCAGGGGTAGCGCACGTACTGCACGATAGACGCATGCAGGTCGGGAGCGAGGGGCCGCCCAGGGGGTGA
- a CDS encoding SipW-dependent-type signal peptide-containing protein, translated as MADEDSGRLNRRSVLAGIGAAGAGAALGGFGTSALFTDEEHLDDNEIVAGELDLFIDWQEKYDKGDGLKLIDVFPADEKGGKEQADLEIDDFCKTFGELGPPLHSKRRSIIDYDDDREVTKGNETDGTEPLVQLDDVKPGDRWETTFSYHLCGNDGWVWFRTKNKRYEDEDANNKPENHLADKATARVWYDMDDGDDAEPGDNVYQPGKEPIIAQGTLREVLDELNDGVLLDADPAIAPTNGDNDGFECIELDKIDNEDDTELEVGREYTFEDGDEEITVTITGLRLKDEDENGEVVGFDWMSDTPICQIDMVGGPPGDTRTQENVYDCEMSGTAFTSFGAGRDGEKRFGVSNFTFYYCDIDEKNDEENGPTCTEASTTRYIGFEWQLPLDVGNEIQRDRLEFDLGFYTEQCRHNDDPQNPFVDEEFPNNPWLADAQTPKGGVFWNNPEDDFALQEGDEFGELPSQGQPLYANPTDQTVTVSDSDGTSATSTFDLEPYDGNPLGEGPGEWYRIPTGAGTPMPDQGDFRLVSIEETADGFDVVWEPVE; from the coding sequence ATGGCAGACGAAGACAGCGGACGACTCAATCGACGGAGCGTACTGGCCGGGATCGGCGCAGCCGGTGCCGGTGCAGCGCTTGGAGGATTCGGCACATCAGCACTCTTCACCGACGAAGAGCATCTAGACGACAACGAGATCGTTGCGGGCGAGCTAGACCTGTTCATCGACTGGCAGGAGAAGTACGACAAGGGAGATGGGCTAAAGCTCATCGACGTGTTCCCTGCGGATGAAAAAGGGGGTAAAGAACAGGCAGACCTCGAAATAGACGACTTCTGTAAGACGTTCGGCGAGCTCGGTCCACCGCTCCACAGCAAGCGGCGGTCAATCATCGACTACGACGATGACCGGGAAGTAACGAAAGGCAACGAGACGGACGGGACGGAGCCGCTCGTACAACTCGACGACGTCAAGCCCGGTGACCGCTGGGAGACGACCTTCAGCTATCACCTCTGTGGCAACGACGGCTGGGTCTGGTTCCGGACGAAGAACAAGCGCTACGAGGACGAAGACGCGAACAACAAGCCGGAGAACCACCTCGCCGACAAAGCGACCGCTCGCGTCTGGTACGATATGGACGACGGCGACGACGCGGAGCCCGGCGACAACGTCTACCAGCCTGGCAAAGAGCCCATCATCGCGCAGGGCACGCTCCGGGAAGTGTTGGACGAGCTCAACGACGGCGTGTTGCTCGACGCGGATCCCGCGATCGCTCCAACGAATGGGGACAACGATGGGTTCGAGTGTATCGAGCTGGACAAAATCGACAACGAAGACGATACCGAGCTCGAGGTCGGCCGGGAGTACACTTTCGAGGACGGCGACGAGGAGATTACGGTCACGATCACCGGCCTCCGGCTCAAAGACGAAGACGAAAACGGAGAGGTCGTCGGCTTCGACTGGATGAGCGACACCCCGATCTGTCAGATCGACATGGTTGGCGGTCCGCCTGGCGATACACGCACACAAGAGAATGTCTACGACTGTGAGATGAGCGGGACTGCGTTCACCTCGTTCGGTGCCGGTCGCGACGGCGAGAAGCGCTTCGGCGTCAGTAACTTCACGTTCTACTACTGCGATATCGACGAGAAAAACGATGAGGAGAACGGTCCGACCTGCACCGAAGCGTCGACGACCCGGTACATCGGCTTCGAGTGGCAGCTCCCACTGGACGTCGGCAACGAGATCCAGCGTGATCGGCTGGAGTTCGACCTCGGCTTCTACACCGAGCAGTGCCGTCACAATGACGACCCGCAGAATCCGTTCGTCGACGAGGAATTCCCCAACAACCCGTGGCTCGCTGACGCACAAACTCCGAAAGGAGGCGTCTTCTGGAACAACCCTGAAGACGATTTTGCCCTACAAGAGGGAGACGAGTTTGGCGAGTTGCCGAGTCAGGGTCAACCACTCTACGCTAATCCAACAGACCAGACTGTCACTGTCTCGGATAGCGATGGGACGAGTGCGACTAGTACGTTTGATCTGGAACCCTATGATGGAAATCCTCTTGGCGAAGGGCCTGGAGAATGGTATCGGATTCCAACGGGTGCTGGAACTCCAATGCCCGACCAAGGAGACTTCAGGCTGGTTTCCATCGAGGAGACGGCGGACGGTTTCGATGTCGTATGGGAACCGGTTGAGTAA
- a CDS encoding DUF2085 domain-containing protein gives MKIDREEFRTGLARTWPYLLSHHTPSEQYRCYAPELLGRRVHLCARCAGIYPGIVIALVIALFVPMLAHSSTVALLIIPAFPLPALVDWTVTTFTERRGYNVVRTATGLLLGYGYGIGLYRLVVVGDMWVVAVGAGYALAAGSLVALSQTE, from the coding sequence GTGAAGATCGATCGCGAGGAGTTCCGAACGGGGCTGGCCCGAACGTGGCCATACCTGCTCTCACATCACACACCCAGTGAGCAGTATCGGTGTTACGCCCCCGAACTCCTCGGCAGACGAGTGCATCTCTGTGCGCGCTGTGCGGGGATCTATCCGGGAATCGTCATTGCCCTTGTAATCGCGCTGTTCGTCCCCATGCTCGCACACTCGTCGACAGTCGCGCTGCTCATCATCCCCGCCTTCCCGCTCCCCGCTCTGGTCGACTGGACCGTGACGACGTTCACCGAACGTCGAGGGTACAATGTGGTCCGCACAGCCACCGGACTCTTGCTCGGTTACGGCTACGGTATCGGACTGTATCGACTCGTGGTCGTCGGGGACATGTGGGTTGTCGCAGTCGGGGCTGGCTACGCGCTTGCAGCCGGTAGTTTGGTCGCGCTGTCACAAACAGAGTGA
- a CDS encoding DUF1102 domain-containing protein produces the protein MNRRRFLGVTAGTAAGSALLGSGAFNIARVDRGLDVEVVKDQLAYLSLSETPDDQGRSYEVGGQVFLEIPGIHEEADAEGVGMDSEYWFDDILQITNRGTETIEVDTKIEMDDGIEVTLYDSDDPDRTLFTDEPFVLSVGESITAGLYINTFGVSTGSYSGELTIAGEATED, from the coding sequence ATGAATCGAAGACGATTTCTCGGCGTAACTGCCGGGACAGCAGCTGGCTCTGCCCTCCTCGGGAGCGGAGCGTTCAACATCGCCCGCGTAGACCGGGGACTGGACGTCGAAGTTGTCAAAGACCAGCTCGCATACCTCAGTCTCAGCGAGACACCCGACGATCAGGGGCGATCGTATGAAGTCGGTGGTCAGGTTTTCCTCGAAATTCCAGGTATCCACGAGGAGGCGGACGCAGAGGGCGTCGGGATGGATTCCGAGTACTGGTTCGACGATATCCTTCAGATCACGAACCGGGGGACTGAAACGATCGAGGTGGATACGAAAATCGAGATGGATGACGGGATCGAGGTAACGCTATACGATTCCGACGACCCTGACAGAACACTGTTCACGGACGAACCATTCGTCCTGTCAGTCGGTGAGTCCATCACAGCTGGTCTGTACATCAACACGTTCGGCGTCAGTACTGGTTCGTACTCGGGAGAACTAACGATCGCCGGGGAGGCAACTGAAGACTGA
- a CDS encoding VOC family protein, protein MPGIVFFGTESHDEVVDFYVDTIGATVWLEQPDCTILQYDNQLLGFCERETADTEGTITFVVDTKEAVDTLYRRLTHVADGEPTENERYRIYQCFGTDPEGRTIEIQTFLHETEPV, encoded by the coding sequence ATGCCCGGTATCGTCTTTTTCGGAACCGAATCCCACGACGAAGTCGTCGACTTTTACGTCGACACGATCGGTGCGACAGTCTGGCTCGAACAGCCCGATTGCACGATCCTCCAGTACGACAACCAGCTTCTGGGCTTCTGTGAGCGTGAGACCGCCGACACGGAGGGGACGATAACGTTCGTCGTCGATACGAAAGAGGCGGTCGACACGCTGTATCGACGACTGACACACGTCGCTGATGGCGAGCCGACCGAGAACGAGCGCTACCGGATCTACCAGTGCTTCGGGACGGATCCGGAGGGGCGCACGATCGAGATCCAGACGTTCCTGCACGAGACGGAGCCCGTCTGA
- a CDS encoding DUF5305 domain-containing protein yields the protein MTDDDRQTEVSTSERMGDVRRVLADRYTIVVVTLVVLALVGGAFTATTIAGSGDAEQEEGTTWSDSGEFTHSAIVQNDTGVFEQGDELRDRGTYFTRATPELDVAYEYRLDTENASADVETELLLILQSVGDDEVYWELTEPLDSQQSDSLATGESHAVGATVDVVEIEERFAAIEDDLGASPGDTEARIVARSEIDGTVGTESVTHHREDVLVISPDGDTYGVDAQLEQRPSGQQVEGVAQTGDDGWFQAVGAPLVATVSLLGLVGVVLARKRGYLDVSADTRHRADRERFDDWITVGALPAALTDQPRIDVDSLEGLVDVAIDSGRRVIEDTNDNCYYVTDGPLLYRYEPPVGTVVGEDESDEPTDGADAPE from the coding sequence ATGACTGACGACGACCGACAGACTGAGGTATCGACATCGGAACGAATGGGGGACGTCCGCAGGGTTCTCGCGGATCGGTACACGATCGTTGTCGTGACACTCGTCGTACTGGCGCTCGTCGGCGGGGCGTTCACGGCGACGACGATCGCCGGGTCCGGCGATGCCGAGCAAGAAGAGGGGACTACGTGGAGCGACTCCGGCGAGTTCACGCATTCGGCGATCGTGCAGAACGATACCGGGGTGTTCGAACAGGGCGACGAGTTACGCGACAGAGGGACGTACTTTACGCGCGCCACTCCCGAGCTGGACGTCGCGTACGAGTACCGTCTGGATACGGAAAACGCGTCAGCTGACGTCGAGACGGAGCTACTGCTGATACTTCAGTCGGTCGGCGACGACGAAGTCTACTGGGAACTGACGGAACCACTCGATAGCCAGCAGAGCGACTCGCTCGCAACAGGGGAGTCCCACGCCGTCGGAGCGACGGTCGACGTTGTGGAGATCGAGGAACGTTTCGCAGCCATCGAGGACGACCTCGGAGCGTCTCCGGGCGACACTGAAGCGCGAATCGTCGCTCGCTCGGAGATCGACGGTACTGTGGGAACCGAGTCGGTCACCCACCACCGCGAGGACGTGCTCGTCATCAGCCCCGACGGAGATACCTACGGTGTCGACGCGCAACTGGAGCAGCGACCGAGTGGCCAGCAGGTCGAAGGCGTGGCCCAAACCGGGGACGACGGCTGGTTCCAGGCTGTCGGTGCCCCACTGGTGGCAACAGTCTCGTTACTCGGACTCGTCGGCGTCGTTCTCGCACGGAAGCGGGGGTATCTGGACGTTTCGGCGGACACGAGACACCGGGCCGACCGCGAGCGATTCGACGACTGGATCACCGTCGGGGCTCTGCCCGCCGCGCTCACCGATCAGCCGAGGATAGATGTGGATTCACTGGAAGGACTCGTCGACGTGGCGATCGACAGCGGGCGGCGCGTCATCGAGGACACGAACGACAACTGCTACTACGTTACTGACGGCCCGCTGCTGTACAGATACGAGCCACCAGTGGGGACGGTGGTCGGCGAAGACGAATCGGACGAACCGACTGACGGGGCCGACGCTCCTGAGTGA
- a CDS encoding TM2 domain-containing protein, with product MSYCRNCGSQIDGDADLCLDCGVNQSATVGEDQQTRSDNEKYCAECGEAINRKAEICPECGVRQPGVSGDASTDKIVAGIFALLLGGIGVHKFYQGNVKYGVLYLCFFWTGIPALLGLIEGILMLVADDAEYERRYADGAILGKF from the coding sequence ATGAGCTACTGCAGAAATTGCGGGTCACAGATCGACGGGGATGCAGACCTCTGTCTCGACTGTGGCGTCAACCAGTCGGCGACAGTCGGAGAGGATCAACAGACCCGCAGCGACAACGAAAAGTACTGTGCCGAGTGTGGGGAGGCGATCAACCGAAAAGCCGAAATCTGCCCCGAGTGTGGAGTCCGGCAACCCGGCGTCAGCGGCGACGCAAGCACGGACAAGATCGTTGCGGGGATCTTCGCCCTGCTGCTCGGTGGTATCGGCGTGCACAAGTTCTATCAGGGGAACGTCAAGTACGGTGTCCTCTACCTGTGTTTCTTCTGGACAGGCATCCCGGCCCTCCTCGGGCTCATCGAAGGGATCCTGATGCTCGTCGCCGACGACGCCGAATACGAGCGCCGATACGCGGATGGAGCGATTCTGGGCAAGTTCTGA
- a CDS encoding signal peptidase I: MRSYLKTGLVVLLLLLVAALLVGQILGQPILLSYAETDSMEPTIDAGDGFVAIPGELTGEVEEGDVIVFQSEAVHGGDVTTHRVVGVTEEGYITQGDANPFTDQADGEPPVTDGQVLAKAWQVNGQIVTIPHLGTAVETVEGGVDRVQFTVASVLGLAALARVPWLAFLFLLVSAAAFLAGILDGGRRHRERGRTRSREGVYNAGVVIAVLTFVLIATAAGTMLVAGGSQEYGIVSAEFDSDRSDVILQGETAEWTVTTRNSGVLPMYVLTEPTSPGIEVEPDSQYLGQRSEANATVHVSAPPETGYYVRTVSEYRYLAVLPPAVIGALHSVHPWVAIGTISATIGAAFALPLALLFGTGTIRTRQSRRTILGGRQS, translated from the coding sequence ATGCGTTCGTATCTCAAAACTGGGCTCGTCGTCCTGCTGTTACTCCTGGTCGCCGCTTTGCTTGTCGGCCAGATCCTCGGCCAGCCGATCCTGCTCTCGTACGCCGAAACCGACAGCATGGAGCCGACGATCGACGCCGGTGACGGCTTCGTCGCGATTCCGGGCGAGCTCACCGGCGAGGTCGAGGAAGGCGACGTCATCGTCTTCCAGTCCGAGGCGGTCCACGGCGGTGACGTGACCACACACCGCGTCGTCGGGGTCACCGAGGAGGGTTACATCACACAGGGCGACGCCAACCCATTCACCGATCAGGCGGACGGCGAACCGCCCGTAACAGACGGGCAGGTACTGGCGAAAGCCTGGCAGGTGAACGGACAGATCGTGACGATCCCTCACCTCGGCACGGCCGTCGAAACAGTCGAAGGTGGCGTCGACCGCGTGCAGTTCACGGTCGCGTCCGTCCTCGGACTCGCCGCGCTTGCCCGGGTCCCGTGGCTCGCGTTCCTGTTCTTGCTCGTGAGTGCCGCCGCGTTCCTGGCCGGGATACTCGACGGAGGTCGCCGACATCGCGAGCGTGGCCGAACGCGGTCGAGAGAGGGCGTGTACAACGCCGGAGTGGTGATCGCGGTTCTGACGTTCGTCCTGATCGCGACCGCGGCCGGAACCATGCTCGTCGCCGGGGGGTCACAGGAGTACGGGATTGTGAGCGCGGAGTTCGACTCCGACCGATCGGACGTAATCTTGCAGGGCGAAACGGCGGAGTGGACGGTCACCACGCGGAACAGCGGCGTCCTGCCGATGTATGTCCTGACGGAGCCGACCAGCCCCGGCATCGAGGTCGAGCCCGACAGCCAGTATCTCGGCCAGCGCAGCGAGGCAAACGCCACCGTGCACGTGAGTGCGCCGCCGGAGACCGGCTACTACGTCAGAACTGTCTCCGAGTATCGCTATCTGGCGGTGCTTCCACCCGCGGTGATCGGGGCGCTGCACTCGGTGCATCCGTGGGTGGCGATCGGCACGATCAGCGCCACGATCGGGGCGGCGTTCGCCCTGCCGCTGGCGTTGCTGTTCGGGACGGGGACGATCCGGACGCGACAGTCGAGACGAACGATTCTGGGGGGAAGACAATCATGA
- the pyrF gene encoding orotidine-5'-phosphate decarboxylase produces MNFFDRLADRIETADSVVSVGLDPDMDRLPDVFHGYDLPRFAFNRRIIDATHEHAAAFKPNAAFYEDPDGWRALEETIAYVKGKGVPVLLDAKRADIGNTTRQYADLLDPDANTGADAITVNPYMGRDSLQPFLDTEGAGVFILCRTSNPGGADLQELELAEGDLLYERVAALADTWNEHGNIGLVVGATTPEELEEVREQVPDLPFLVPGVGSQGGDAEAAVEYGLADDIGVVNSSRGIIFAGENAARDEQDADRFASAAGDAAKRLKRRLNQYR; encoded by the coding sequence ATGAACTTCTTCGATCGGCTGGCCGACCGCATCGAGACGGCGGATAGCGTCGTCAGCGTCGGTCTCGATCCCGACATGGACCGACTTCCCGACGTATTTCACGGGTACGATCTCCCGCGATTCGCGTTCAACCGCCGGATCATCGACGCCACCCACGAACACGCCGCGGCGTTCAAGCCAAACGCGGCGTTCTACGAGGACCCCGACGGCTGGCGTGCACTCGAAGAGACCATCGCCTACGTCAAGGGCAAGGGCGTCCCGGTACTCCTCGACGCCAAGCGGGCGGATATCGGCAACACGACGCGCCAGTACGCCGACCTCCTCGACCCCGACGCGAACACCGGCGCGGACGCGATCACGGTCAACCCCTACATGGGCCGGGACTCGCTCCAGCCGTTCCTCGACACCGAAGGGGCGGGCGTGTTCATCCTCTGTCGGACGTCGAATCCGGGCGGCGCGGACCTGCAGGAGCTCGAACTCGCCGAGGGCGACCTGCTGTACGAGCGCGTCGCCGCCCTCGCGGATACCTGGAACGAGCATGGAAACATCGGGCTGGTCGTCGGCGCGACGACGCCCGAAGAGCTCGAAGAAGTTCGCGAGCAGGTTCCTGACCTCCCCTTCCTCGTCCCCGGCGTCGGCAGTCAGGGCGGTGACGCCGAAGCGGCGGTCGAATACGGTCTCGCAGACGACATCGGCGTCGTCAACTCCTCGCGAGGTATTATTTTTGCGGGCGAGAACGCCGCTCGGGACGAGCAGGACGCCGACCGGTTCGCCAGCGCCGCTGGTGACGCCGCCAAGCGGCTGAAACGCCGACTCAACCAGTACCGCTAG
- a CDS encoding HAD family hydrolase: protein MTVSAVVFDLDETLAIPRRERQTLMTDAMASIDAPAPTREEYLEAHSQHLTGETRAPIFTDIFETYDTDVDPADAATAYRGEIAAALKPVEDAESLLAELRGRYRVGLLTNGPVVAQRDKIETLGWETLFDEAIVTGELSAGKPDSRAFEAILAALDVPAAETVYVGDQVRTDIHGAKDAGLQAIQVLYDGGPGPDERADTHVDRAAMATELPDALGTM, encoded by the coding sequence ATGACGGTGTCCGCGGTCGTCTTCGATCTGGACGAGACGCTCGCTATCCCTCGACGCGAACGACAGACGCTGATGACCGACGCGATGGCATCGATCGATGCGCCCGCACCCACGCGCGAGGAATATCTGGAAGCCCACAGCCAGCATCTCACCGGGGAGACGCGTGCACCTATTTTCACGGATATTTTCGAGACCTACGACACCGACGTCGATCCTGCCGACGCGGCGACGGCCTACCGTGGTGAGATTGCCGCCGCCCTGAAGCCCGTCGAGGACGCCGAATCGCTCCTTGCGGAGCTGCGTGGACGCTACCGGGTCGGACTGCTGACCAACGGTCCAGTCGTCGCCCAGCGGGACAAGATCGAAACGCTCGGGTGGGAGACGCTCTTCGACGAGGCGATCGTTACGGGGGAACTGAGTGCGGGGAAACCGGATTCTCGCGCGTTCGAGGCGATCCTCGCCGCGCTCGACGTTCCGGCGGCGGAGACCGTCTACGTCGGTGATCAGGTCCGCACCGACATTCACGGCGCGAAAGACGCCGGACTGCAGGCGATTCAGGTGCTCTACGACGGTGGTCCGGGGCCGGACGAGCGCGCCGACACTCACGTCGACCGGGCGGCGATGGCGACCGAACTACCGGACGCGCTCGGCACCATGTGA
- a CDS encoding signal peptidase I has translation MSYLRRKASAAARVLLGFALIITLCAVVVVAVPQVIGADESYVVTSDSMSPEIEGGDVVIVTERPPERIEEDDVITFAPPGDDDRRTTHRVVEVQEEDSQLQFLTQGDANDAVDPAPVPADRVIGEVTLTIPYFGRFVAFAQTTIGIVSLIILPGLALVGTELWELKKGMDESETDDSDDSAEADTDDESDQSDDAETDDEEVDR, from the coding sequence ATGTCGTATCTTCGCCGGAAGGCAAGCGCCGCCGCGCGCGTCCTGCTGGGATTTGCCCTCATCATCACGCTCTGTGCGGTCGTCGTGGTCGCCGTCCCGCAGGTGATCGGTGCCGACGAAAGCTACGTCGTCACCTCCGACAGCATGTCGCCCGAGATCGAGGGCGGTGACGTCGTGATCGTCACCGAACGTCCTCCGGAACGGATCGAGGAGGACGACGTGATCACGTTCGCCCCGCCGGGTGACGACGACCGGCGGACTACCCACCGCGTCGTCGAGGTGCAGGAGGAAGACAGTCAGCTCCAGTTCCTCACTCAGGGCGATGCCAACGACGCCGTGGACCCCGCGCCGGTTCCCGCTGACCGCGTGATCGGCGAGGTCACGCTGACGATCCCGTACTTCGGACGCTTCGTCGCCTTCGCGCAGACGACGATCGGCATCGTCTCGCTGATCATCCTGCCGGGGCTGGCGCTGGTCGGCACCGAACTCTGGGAGCTGAAAAAAGGGATGGACGAGTCGGAGACCGACGACTCCGATGACTCCGCCGAAGCCGATACTGACGACGAATCTGATCAGTCGGACGACGCCGAGACGGACGACGAGGAGGTGGATCGATGA